The Mycobacteriales bacterium genome contains a region encoding:
- a CDS encoding 2-oxoacid:ferredoxin oxidoreductase subunit beta, which translates to MSELPLLKAKDFKTDQEVRWCPGCGDYAILAAVQGFMPELGVPKEDIVFISGIGCSSRFPYYMNTYGMHSIHGRAPAIATGLASSRPDLSVWVVTGDGDALSIGGNHLMHALRRNANLKILLFDNRIYGLTKGQYSPTSEIGKITKSTPMGSLDNPFNPISLAIGAEASFVARTMDSDRKHLQGVLREAAAHPGTALVQIYQNCNIFNDGAFDLLKDAGTRDDWTIRLAHGQPIRFGKDDAKAVVRDPASGGLSVAEDVPADDPRVVVHDAHNPDPSYAFALSRLSGTDLRYTPMGVFRSVERPTYDRMMNDQLDEARAKGEPDLATLLGGADTWTVY; encoded by the coding sequence ATGTCTGAGCTGCCACTGCTGAAGGCGAAGGATTTCAAGACCGACCAGGAGGTCCGCTGGTGCCCCGGCTGCGGGGACTACGCGATCCTGGCCGCGGTGCAGGGCTTCATGCCGGAGCTCGGTGTCCCCAAGGAGGACATCGTCTTCATCTCCGGGATCGGCTGCTCGTCCCGCTTCCCGTACTACATGAACACGTACGGGATGCACTCGATCCACGGCCGGGCGCCGGCGATCGCGACGGGGCTGGCGTCCTCCCGGCCGGACCTCTCGGTCTGGGTCGTCACCGGGGACGGCGACGCGCTGTCCATCGGCGGCAACCACCTCATGCACGCACTGCGCCGCAACGCCAACCTCAAGATCCTGCTGTTCGACAACCGGATCTACGGGCTGACCAAGGGGCAGTACTCGCCGACCTCCGAGATCGGCAAGATCACCAAGTCCACGCCGATGGGGTCGCTGGACAACCCGTTCAACCCGATCTCGCTGGCGATCGGGGCCGAGGCCTCGTTCGTCGCGCGGACGATGGACTCCGACCGCAAGCACCTGCAGGGCGTGCTGCGGGAGGCGGCGGCGCACCCGGGGACCGCGCTGGTGCAGATCTACCAGAACTGCAACATCTTCAACGACGGCGCGTTCGACCTGCTCAAGGACGCCGGCACCCGGGACGACTGGACCATCCGGCTCGCCCACGGGCAGCCGATCCGGTTCGGGAAGGACGACGCCAAGGCGGTCGTCCGGGACCCGGCCAGCGGCGGGCTGTCGGTGGCGGAGGACGTGCCGGCGGATGACCCGCGGGTGGTCGTGCACGACGCGCACAATCCCGACCCGTCGTACGCGTTCGCACTGTCGCGGCTGTCGGGGACCGACCTGCGGTACACGCCGATGGGGGTGTTCCGCTCGGTCGAGCGGCCGACGTACGACCGGATGATGAACGACCAATTGGACGAGGCGCGCGCGAAGGGTGAGCCGGACCTGGCCACCCTCCTCGGCGGCGCCGACACCTGGACCGTCTACTAG